The Agrobacterium larrymoorei genome includes the window ACCTGGAGCCGCATCATCGACTCCGCCTCCCGCCTGTCCATGCGGCTTGCCATCCTCGACGGTCAACCGGTCGGCTTTGCGATATATCATTTCCACGACTCAACCTGGACAAAAACGCCGGATTGCTACCTTGAAGACCTCTTCATCGATGAGGCCATACGCGGCAAGGGCATCGGCCGAGCCCTGATGGACGACCTCATAAACACCTGCCGGAACGAAGGCTGGTCACGCCTCTACTGGCACACAAACGAGGACAACCACCGCGCCCGCAAACTCTACGATAGCTACGTCAAAAGCGACGGCCACATCCGCTATCGTATCAAGCTCTAATCGGCGTTTTATATTCAAAACCCAACAAGATTTCTTTTTCATGACAATTCGGCATTTTAAGCTTGCATGGTTTAATGCCTATAGCTATGAACGGCCCGCTTACCACAGCGCGCCGGAGAGGTGGCAGAGTGGTCGAATGCACCGCACTCGAAATGCGGCATACCTGCAAGGGTATCGTGGGTTCGAATCCCACCCTCTCCGCCATATTATAAAATCAGGCCACAGAATTCTTATCCAAAAACGTGCCCAATAACGGGATGCAGTTATAGTCGCGCAAGCCTAACCTTGTCCGCATTGGGATGGTCATCAGTTACCTTAAACTTTCGACCTCATGAATGAAATCTGCCGCCTCTGGAGGCGGCAGATTTTTTGCTTTTAGGCGAGTTTGCCCTCTTCGGGTTGCCGGGCTTCGTCTTCCGGCTTGATCCGGAACCACGCCACGTAGAGCGCGGGCAGGAACAACAGGGTTAGAACCGTGCCGACCACGATGCCGCCCATCATTGCGTAGGCCATCGGGCCCCAGAAGACTTCGCGGGAGATTGGGATGAGCGCGAGTGTCGCGGCAGCGGCGGTCAGCATGATGGGACGCATTCGGTGTTCCGTTGCCTCTATGACTGCCTGCCAGGCTGCAACGCCCTCCTGTCTCAGATGCTCGATCTGCACGACGAGGATGACCGAATTTCTAATGAGAATTCCGATCAGGGCGAGGATGCCGAGAATGGCGACGAAGCCCATCGGGGCATTGCTGAGCAGCAGTGCCGCAACCACGCCGATCAGCGCTGTGGGCGCAACGGCGAAGACGAGGAACAGTCTGCTGAAGCTTTGCAACTGGATCATCAGGATCGTTGCCATGGCAAACAGCATCAGGGGCGCGACGGCAGCGATAGGGCCTTGAGCCTCTGCACTGGATTCGACGGAACCACCATTTTCGATCTTATAGCCGGGTGGCAGCGACTTGATGAACTGATCCACGTCCGGCTTCAGCTGGGTTACGATCGTCGCGGGCTGCGTGGAACCGGTGACCGCAGCTTTCAGCGTGATCGTCGGGATACGGTTGCGGGATGCAATCATGGACTGCTCCACATCGTAACGCAGGTTCGCCACGGCCGAAAGTGGGATGAGCTTGCCGTTGGAGCCCGGAATCTGCAGATTTTGCAGCGTTTC containing:
- a CDS encoding GNAT family N-acetyltransferase, translating into MTLTIRDVRPDDRDAWLLLWNAYLDFYRVDLGEDVTAHTWSRIIDSASRLSMRLAILDGQPVGFAIYHFHDSTWTKTPDCYLEDLFIDEAIRGKGIGRALMDDLINTCRNEGWSRLYWHTNEDNHRARKLYDSYVKSDGHIRYRIKL